A portion of the Daphnia magna isolate NIES linkage group LG4, ASM2063170v1.1, whole genome shotgun sequence genome contains these proteins:
- the LOC116921356 gene encoding PRA1 family protein 3, giving the protein MRKMATPSKENGAFEVAPLRSLDDFILESARFQMPNFRDLDKWGKRVYNNLVYYQSNYFLLALALFALVELIHPLKMFLGLFAIAVACSLLVAASNGGPQVAKFKQDHPIISVIAILVGAYLIVYLLDGILVFLLGILLPFSATFVHASLRLRSLRNKLTNKMEQIGLKKSTPMGMILDALGFEAEIID; this is encoded by the exons ATGCGGAAAATGGCTACGCCTTCAAAAGAGAATGGTGCATTTGAAGTGGCCCCTTTGAGAAGTTTAGATGACTTTATATTAGAATCAGCAAGGTTTCAAATGCCAAATTTCCGTGATTTAGATAAATGGGGGAAAAGGGTTTACAACAACCTTGTTTACTATCAATCAAACTATTTCTTACTGGCTCTAGCTCTCTTTGCACTTGTTGA GCTTATTCATCCCCTCAAGATGTTTCTTGGACTGTTTGCTATTGCTGTGGCATGCAGTCTTCTTGTTGCTGCTAGCAATGGTGGACCACAAGTAGCTAAATTTAAGCAAGATCATCCAATCATCAGCGTCATTGCTATTCTGGTTGGGGCTTATTTGATTGTTTACCTTCTTGATGGAATTTTAGTGTTTCTTCTGGGTATTCTACTTCCATTTTCAG CTACATTTGTCCATGCATCACTACGCTTGCGTAGTTTGCGTAACAAGCTGACCAACAAGATGGAACAGATAGGACTTAAGAAATCTACACCTATGGGAATGATTTTGGATGCTCTGGGATTTGAGGCAGAAATTATTGATTGA
- the LOC116921354 gene encoding N-sulphoglucosamine sulphohydrolase isoform X1, whose translation MMMYGLWHGINHFSKFVLTMLFLIICLLSCRHEASAALLHGRNVLLMIADDGGFEMGVYGNNRCQTPHLDALAAQSLVFSRARTSVSSCSPSRAALLSGLPSHENGLYGLHHDVHHFNSFETVRSLPMILRENGVRTGIIGKKHVGPRSVYSFDYEQTEENNSIMQVGRNITRIKLLVREFLAMQNETQPFLLYVAFHDPHRCDHSNPGYGHFCDKFGNGEPGFGHIPDWKPIQYKPEDVLLPYFVPDTPAAREDVASQYTTISRLDQGVGLVLDEIRKAGKTEDTLIIYSSDNGISFPYGRTNMYEPGLAVPLFIKSPYDLTRRGELTDVQASLLDIVPTVLDWFDIDYPKYHILKPSQPTSLGGKSLLPFLRGDDKAESDAFFGSHAMHEVTMNYPMRSIIQGERYKLIHNLNAPGTPFPIDQDFYLSPTFLDMLNRTLNGLPLHWIKELSDYYFREEWEMFDLKEDPKECVNLHRKKKYREIFVELKEKLFMWQKSTYDPWLCAPHGVLLENPQGPFCAPLHNRKPRGY comes from the exons ATGATGATGTATGGTCTCTGGCATGGAATTAATCACTTCTCAAAGTTTGTTTTGACGATGTTATTTCTAATAATCTGCCTGCTGAGCTGCCGCCATGAAGCCTCAGCTGCTTTATTGCATGGTCGTAACGTTCTTTTGATGATTG CTGATGACGGCGGATTTGAAATGGGCGTTTACGGAAACAACCGATGCCAAACGCCCCATTTGGATGCGCTGGCCGCTCAAAGTTTGGTGTTCTCCCGAGCACGGACTTCGGTGAGTAGTTGCTCTCCCAG TCGAGCAGCCCTCTTGAGTGGACTTCCAAGTCACGAAAATGGATTATATGGACTACATCATGACGTTCACCATTTCAACTCTTTCGAGACGGTTCGGTCACTTCCAATGATCCTCCGGGAAAATGGCGTTCGTACGG GCATCATAGGAAAGAAGCACGTCGGCCCTAGATCTGTCTACTCTTTTGATTACGAGCAAACCGAAGAAAATAACTCAATCATGCAGGTCGGAAGGAATATAACCCGAATTAAGTTGCTCGTCAGGGAATTCCTTGCGATGCAGAATGAGACTCA GCCTTTCCTGCTGTACGTGGCGTTCCATGACCCACATCGGTGTGATCATTCCAACCCTGGTTATGGGCATTTCTGTGACAAGTTTGGGAATGGAGAGCCTGGTTTCGGTCATATTCCAGACTGGAAGCCCATACAATACAAACCAGAAGATGTACTATTACCATATTTTGTTCCAGATACTCCAGCGGCCAGAGAAGACGTAGCGTCGCAGTATACAACAATCTCGCGTCTCGATCAAG GGGTTGGGCTGGTGCTTGACGAGATCCGTAAGGCTGGTAAGACTGAAGACACTTTGATAATCTACTCATCGGATAACGGTATTTCCTTTCCATATGGCCGGACGAATATGTACGAACCCG GATTGGCTGTTCCGCTATTCATCAAGTCCCCCTATGATTTGACAAGACGAGGAGAGCTAACGGATGTTCAAGCTAGTTTGCTGGATATAGTGCCGACGGTGTTGGATTGGTTTGACATCGATTATCCGAAATATCATATCCTTAAACCCAGTCAGCCTACTAGCCTCGGTGGAAAGTCTCTCTTACCGTTCTTGAGAGGCGATGATAAAGCGGAAAGCGACGCATTCTTCGGAAGTCACGCCATGCACGAAGTGACGATGAATTATCCCATGAGAAGCATTATTCAAGGAGAGCGGTACAAACTGATACACAATCTAAACGCTCCTGGTACTCCGTTTCCCATCGACCAGGATTTCTACCTATCACCGACGTTCCTC GACATGCTCAATCGGACATTAAATGGGCTCCCCCTTCACTGGATCAAGGAACTGTCTGATTACTACTTTCGAGAGGAATGGGAAATGTTTGACCTGAAGGAGGACCCCAAAGAATGCGTAAATTTACACCGCAAAAAGAAATACAGG gaGATATTCGTTGAACTGAAGGAAAAATTATTCATGTGGCAAAAATCTACTTACGATCCATG GTTGTGTGCTCCACATGGAGTACTTTTGGAGAACCCTCAAGGACCTTTCTGCGCTCCGCTGCATAACAGGAAACCTCGAGGATACTGA
- the LOC116921354 gene encoding N-sulphoglucosamine sulphohydrolase isoform X2 — protein MGVYGNNRCQTPHLDALAAQSLVFSRARTSVSSCSPSRAALLSGLPSHENGLYGLHHDVHHFNSFETVRSLPMILRENGVRTGIIGKKHVGPRSVYSFDYEQTEENNSIMQVGRNITRIKLLVREFLAMQNETQPFLLYVAFHDPHRCDHSNPGYGHFCDKFGNGEPGFGHIPDWKPIQYKPEDVLLPYFVPDTPAAREDVASQYTTISRLDQGVGLVLDEIRKAGKTEDTLIIYSSDNGISFPYGRTNMYEPGLAVPLFIKSPYDLTRRGELTDVQASLLDIVPTVLDWFDIDYPKYHILKPSQPTSLGGKSLLPFLRGDDKAESDAFFGSHAMHEVTMNYPMRSIIQGERYKLIHNLNAPGTPFPIDQDFYLSPTFLDMLNRTLNGLPLHWIKELSDYYFREEWEMFDLKEDPKECVNLHRKKKYREIFVELKEKLFMWQKSTYDPWLCAPHGVLLENPQGPFCAPLHNRKPRGY, from the exons ATGGGCGTTTACGGAAACAACCGATGCCAAACGCCCCATTTGGATGCGCTGGCCGCTCAAAGTTTGGTGTTCTCCCGAGCACGGACTTCGGTGAGTAGTTGCTCTCCCAG TCGAGCAGCCCTCTTGAGTGGACTTCCAAGTCACGAAAATGGATTATATGGACTACATCATGACGTTCACCATTTCAACTCTTTCGAGACGGTTCGGTCACTTCCAATGATCCTCCGGGAAAATGGCGTTCGTACGG GCATCATAGGAAAGAAGCACGTCGGCCCTAGATCTGTCTACTCTTTTGATTACGAGCAAACCGAAGAAAATAACTCAATCATGCAGGTCGGAAGGAATATAACCCGAATTAAGTTGCTCGTCAGGGAATTCCTTGCGATGCAGAATGAGACTCA GCCTTTCCTGCTGTACGTGGCGTTCCATGACCCACATCGGTGTGATCATTCCAACCCTGGTTATGGGCATTTCTGTGACAAGTTTGGGAATGGAGAGCCTGGTTTCGGTCATATTCCAGACTGGAAGCCCATACAATACAAACCAGAAGATGTACTATTACCATATTTTGTTCCAGATACTCCAGCGGCCAGAGAAGACGTAGCGTCGCAGTATACAACAATCTCGCGTCTCGATCAAG GGGTTGGGCTGGTGCTTGACGAGATCCGTAAGGCTGGTAAGACTGAAGACACTTTGATAATCTACTCATCGGATAACGGTATTTCCTTTCCATATGGCCGGACGAATATGTACGAACCCG GATTGGCTGTTCCGCTATTCATCAAGTCCCCCTATGATTTGACAAGACGAGGAGAGCTAACGGATGTTCAAGCTAGTTTGCTGGATATAGTGCCGACGGTGTTGGATTGGTTTGACATCGATTATCCGAAATATCATATCCTTAAACCCAGTCAGCCTACTAGCCTCGGTGGAAAGTCTCTCTTACCGTTCTTGAGAGGCGATGATAAAGCGGAAAGCGACGCATTCTTCGGAAGTCACGCCATGCACGAAGTGACGATGAATTATCCCATGAGAAGCATTATTCAAGGAGAGCGGTACAAACTGATACACAATCTAAACGCTCCTGGTACTCCGTTTCCCATCGACCAGGATTTCTACCTATCACCGACGTTCCTC GACATGCTCAATCGGACATTAAATGGGCTCCCCCTTCACTGGATCAAGGAACTGTCTGATTACTACTTTCGAGAGGAATGGGAAATGTTTGACCTGAAGGAGGACCCCAAAGAATGCGTAAATTTACACCGCAAAAAGAAATACAGG gaGATATTCGTTGAACTGAAGGAAAAATTATTCATGTGGCAAAAATCTACTTACGATCCATG GTTGTGTGCTCCACATGGAGTACTTTTGGAGAACCCTCAAGGACCTTTCTGCGCTCCGCTGCATAACAGGAAACCTCGAGGATACTGA
- the LOC116921355 gene encoding gamma-secretase subunit Aph-1 isoform X1, which translates to MDFSHFQYQKQSLYCSHYVPHVSPFRSIFLFSNRRRIITLLFFWRLPLSPLAILRQTIALSIHFFPNEERKLNCQNQKSEVLICARKPRNMALLEFFGCAFLAFGPPLAMFLITIAKDPIRIIILIASAFFWLLALLMSSLLWLVADTLNSPIVVGVVFSVLLQELFRYLIYLLLRKAEVGLKKLTESDTAIITNKNILAYVSGLGFGIISGTFSLVNVLADATGPGTVGLHGDSNLFFLTSSLTTLCFVLLHTAWGVLFFHALDTKKFLPLIWVVTSHLLVSLLTLMNPSQLYLATILPAYAVLVVTALWAAGAAGASFTSLKKCLTIQPKTVQVRVED; encoded by the exons ATGGACTTTTCCCACTTTCAGTACCAAAAACAGAGTTTGTATTGCAGTCATTACGTGCCCCACGTTTCTCCATTTAgatcaatatttttattttctaaccGGAGACGTATTAttactttgttgtttttttggcgACTTCCGTTATCTCCTTTGGCCATCTTGCGGCAGACAATAGCActgtcaattcatttttttccaaatgaGGAAAGAAAATTGAACTGTCAGAATCAGAAATCAGAAGTGTTAATCTGTGCCcg TAAGCCGAGGAACATGGCTCTCCTCGAATTTTTCGGCTGTGCGTTTCTTGCATTCGGCCCTCCACTAGCGATGTTTCTTATAACTATTGCTAAAGACCCAATTCGAATCATCATCCTCATAGCCAG TGCGTTCTTCTGGCTATTGGCATTACTGATGTCATCCTTGTTGTGGCTCGTAGCAGACACGTTGAATAGCCCAATTGTTGTGGGAGTTGTCTTCTCTGTCTTGTTGCAAGAACTATTCCGCTACTTAATATATTTGCTGTTACGCAAAGCTGAGGTTGGGTTGAAAAAACTCACAGAGTCTGATACTGCCATCATCACTAATAAAAACATCCTGGCCTATG TTTCAGGCTTGGGCTTTGGTATCATCAGTGGCACCTTCTCTCTAGTCAATGTTCTCGCTGATGCTACTGGACCAGGAACGGTCGGTCTACATGGGGACtctaatttgtttttcctaacATCATCCCTTACTACACTTTGCTTCGTCCTCCTACACACAGCATGGGGAGTGCTCTTCTTCCACGCACTAGACACCAAAAAGTTTTTGCCATTAATTTGGGTGGTGACATCTCATCTACTTGTATCACTTTTG aCTCTCATGAACCCCTCGCAGTTGTACTTGGCCACAATACTGCCCGCCTACGCCGTTCTTGTAGTGACGGCTCTATGGGCTGCTGGAGCGGCTGGAGCATCTTTTACTTCACTCAAAAAGTGTTTAACTATCCAACCAAAGACGGTGCAGGTACGCGTGGAAGACTGA
- the LOC116921355 gene encoding gamma-secretase subunit Aph-1 isoform X2, producing MALLEFFGCAFLAFGPPLAMFLITIAKDPIRIIILIASAFFWLLALLMSSLLWLVADTLNSPIVVGVVFSVLLQELFRYLIYLLLRKAEVGLKKLTESDTAIITNKNILAYVSGLGFGIISGTFSLVNVLADATGPGTVGLHGDSNLFFLTSSLTTLCFVLLHTAWGVLFFHALDTKKFLPLIWVVTSHLLVSLLTLMNPSQLYLATILPAYAVLVVTALWAAGAAGASFTSLKKCLTIQPKTVQVRVED from the exons ATGGCTCTCCTCGAATTTTTCGGCTGTGCGTTTCTTGCATTCGGCCCTCCACTAGCGATGTTTCTTATAACTATTGCTAAAGACCCAATTCGAATCATCATCCTCATAGCCAG TGCGTTCTTCTGGCTATTGGCATTACTGATGTCATCCTTGTTGTGGCTCGTAGCAGACACGTTGAATAGCCCAATTGTTGTGGGAGTTGTCTTCTCTGTCTTGTTGCAAGAACTATTCCGCTACTTAATATATTTGCTGTTACGCAAAGCTGAGGTTGGGTTGAAAAAACTCACAGAGTCTGATACTGCCATCATCACTAATAAAAACATCCTGGCCTATG TTTCAGGCTTGGGCTTTGGTATCATCAGTGGCACCTTCTCTCTAGTCAATGTTCTCGCTGATGCTACTGGACCAGGAACGGTCGGTCTACATGGGGACtctaatttgtttttcctaacATCATCCCTTACTACACTTTGCTTCGTCCTCCTACACACAGCATGGGGAGTGCTCTTCTTCCACGCACTAGACACCAAAAAGTTTTTGCCATTAATTTGGGTGGTGACATCTCATCTACTTGTATCACTTTTG aCTCTCATGAACCCCTCGCAGTTGTACTTGGCCACAATACTGCCCGCCTACGCCGTTCTTGTAGTGACGGCTCTATGGGCTGCTGGAGCGGCTGGAGCATCTTTTACTTCACTCAAAAAGTGTTTAACTATCCAACCAAAGACGGTGCAGGTACGCGTGGAAGACTGA